In Musa acuminata AAA Group cultivar baxijiao chromosome BXJ2-8, Cavendish_Baxijiao_AAA, whole genome shotgun sequence, one genomic interval encodes:
- the LOC103993154 gene encoding plasmodesmata-located protein 3, which translates to MGISGAQHQHHRHRHSLSPPQISKTPFPLLTITLTLLSLLFLFPAVAGDLYSLVYKGCANQTLSGSGSAYMQPLAALSSALTAQAASAKFYKTTTSLAGGGQPLFGLFQCRGDLPPSDCSACVGRVLLMWASLCGTAAAARVQLNGCYALYQASGFPQVSGTQMLYKTCGSGRDGGGFEVKRDTAFSQLQSGVAGGQGFFATSYASVYAMAQCEGDLSAGDCSECVAQAVQKSEVECGAAASGQVYLDKCYISYSYYANGVPHGDNNSGGGGQTEKTVAIVVGGAAGVGFLVICLLFARSVLKKRDDY; encoded by the exons ATGGGCATTTCTGGAGCCCAACACCaacaccaccgccaccgccactccctttctcctccccagATCTCTAAAACCCCATTTCCACTCCTTACCATAACCCTAACACTTctgtctcttctcttcctcttccccgCCGTCGCGGGTGACCTCTACTCCCTGGTCTACAAGGGCTGCGCCAACCAGACCCTGTCGGGTAGTGGCTCCGCATACATGCAGCCCCTCGCCGCACTCTCCTCCGCCCTCACCGCCCAGGCCGCCTCCGCCAAGTTCTACAAAACCACCACCTCCTTGGCCGGCGGCGGCCAGCCCCTCTTCGGCCTCTTCCAATGCCGCGGCGACCTCCCCCCCTCGGACTGCTCCGCCTGCGTCGGCCGAGTCCTCCTCATGTGGGCGTCCCTCTGcggcaccgccgccgccgcccgagTCCAGCTCAACGGGTGCTACGCTCTCTACCAGGCCTCCGGCTTCCCCCAGGTCTCCGGCACCCAGATGCTCTACAAGACCTGCGGTTCCGGGCGGGACGGTGGCGGCTTCGAGGTGAAGCGCGACACGGCCTTCTCCCAGCTCCAGAGCGGCGTCGCCGGCGGCCAGGGGTTCTTCGCCACCAGCTACGCGTCCGTATACGCCATGGCGCAGTGCGAGGGAGACCTCTCCGCCGGCGACTGCAGCGAGTGCGTCGCCCAGGCGGTTCAGAAGTCGGAGGTGGAGtgcggcgccgccgcctccggccAGGTGTACCTCGACAAGTGCTACATCAGCTACAGCTATTACGCCAATGGCGTACCTCACGGCGACAACAACAGCGGCGGAGGAG GGCAAACAGAGAAGACAGTGGCCATAGTGGTGGGAGGGGCAGCAGGGGTTGGGTTCTTGGTGATCTGCTTGCTGTTTGCCAGGAGTGTACTGAAGAAGAGAGATG ATTATTGA